The nucleotide window agggtaaatcaaaacaattttgttttacaggggtaaataaaaaaaaatataggggaaaaataaaaaatgacctatgTTACAGGAGGTTAAAGACCTATTAACGCTAAAATCATTATGaggagtataattttttttatcttaatccgtttcaatttttttaggcatcccgtttataatatttttggatATCATTAGACATTTTGGGGAATTActcaaaaaaacataattagtcTGTTCGACTTATATAAAGCAAAAAGCGAAATAGATTCTTACCCTAACTTAAATACCTTGGCTTCTTCTACCATACACCCATATATTTGTATGTATCAATATTCCAAACTAAAATGGCCAATAGTTTTTTGACAGCATGGAACAAGTAAGTTTGACTGGATTATAGAATTAGCACCACCAAACTTGTGAATTTTGCACTTTGGggcttttattttatgatataattaatttaatttgatttaaaagaaaacaaaatttaaatcgTTACTTCTTCTCCTTTATGGcagttcttcttcttcatctccttcatTGCAACAGTTTGAGCACTTTCATCGAGTTTTATTTGGACGTTTCCAAACGataaaaatcttttatttttctagtctTCAGGAGAGGTATTATCAAGAAGGAATGCTACTGACATGAACTAATTTGCTTATATGTAGGGAACTACAAGAACTAATttgacaaattttaattaaactttgcagttatttttttagcaaaaaaggGGGATAGCTACCAAAAACACTCACCACACTACCAAAAAAGGGGAACGGCAAGGTAAAACAACACTAATTTGCagttattgatttttgaagCAAGAAAAAGGGGAACACTCACGGCACTAACTTGCAGTTTTGTGTTCCcagaaagaaaaagaggagGTTAAGTTTCAGATGATGTATGATGAAGAGAAAATTGTAATGGTGGTTAatgatttggttttgttttgattaaaaaattaattaattaatttactgaAGTAATAATTTGTACAATTTTTAGGGGTTAAATTGAATAGAGAAGTGTACCAAAACTCTTTCCCTTAAATCAATCTTTAATAATGTTGACATGGATCATTTAATTGAAATGACACTTTTCTATTGGTTAAATATTTGAGAGTACCAAAACACTCAATTTTGTTTGGAGTACCATGGAAATTGCCAACTTAAATACCTTGGTATATATAAAGCAGCTTCTACTCATTTGGTTATGCATCAAAACAAACCCTAATCTCACATCTGCGACAATGAAGAAGACAGCATGCTCATCGTCGTATGAATCCACAGACTCATCTTCCGATGAAGAAGTTGCTCAATCTAACCCTAAACCCAAAACCCTAACTGTCAAACCCTCATCTTTCGATGAATACTCAACTTCTGATGATGAATACTTACCTTCTGATAAAGAAGTTGTTCAATCTAACCCTAAACCTCAAACCCTAACCGCAGGACTAGTGTTCAAATCTGGAAGCAAGCGTTCCATCGACAACAGTGGAAACCCTAATGAGGTACCCCCTGCAAAGAAACCAGAAACAATGTCGGAACTGTTACCCTTGGTTGATTCTAGTTTGATGACTATAACCACCTCTGCAGACGTGAAGGAATACCAAAACTCATTCGTATTCGAGATGGACTTGCCGGGATTGAAATCTGGTGATATCAAGgttgaggttgaagatgataaaGTGGTTGTGATAACCGGCGAGAGGAAGAGGGAAGAAGGAGGTGGCGGAGTCAAGTACCTAAACATGGAGCAGCGAAGAATGTTTGGGAAGTTCAGTGGAAGGTTTCTTCTTCCTGAGAATGCTAATGCTGATGCTGTTTCGGCTGTGTGTCGAGATGGGGTGCTTACTGTTACTGCTCTCAAGAAATTGCCTCCTCCTCAGAACCCTAACAAGCCTAGAAGAACTATTGTATGCTTGAATTGAAAACTCTGTTTTAAATAATGAATGAATGTAGTTAGTGTGTGAGACAATGTGATAGATGGTTTATACTTCAGTTCTAAGTTTATGTCATTACATTTTTGTTCGTTATGATTTGATTGTTGAGGTATCTGAGAAATAATTTGTTTTGCTATATTTATCTCTTGTTGTGCAATGAATGCATTTTTCAGCTGATAAAGATTTAAATAGAAAGTTATGCATGCAACCTGTTTTTTCagtatttttttcatcaacctgTATCTTCTTTTCAGCCTTTTAATTTTAGGATATAATATAAGTAGTAATTTGACAAGTGTCTTCCTTCGAACTCGATCACGGTACCTTACTCAGACGACAAATATTGTCTTATTGATGTGTAAACATAATAGGTTTATTAGAACCCTAGACAGCAAATCTTTGAATATTGcatttttttgctttcaaactGTAGTTATTTGTTGCAAGTGTGTTATTGGATCTTTGTATAGTAGAGGGATTTTGAATTCCAGTAATTGGAGAATTATGATGGTGTAGTGAAACAACTTGGTTCGTCCAGTTTTTGTAACACTCTAATCgtgtgttatttatttttgatttatttagagtcttttatatgattttaaataatgttGGTGAATTATGTGGTGTG belongs to Medicago truncatula cultivar Jemalong A17 chromosome 6, MtrunA17r5.0-ANR, whole genome shotgun sequence and includes:
- the LOC120576134 gene encoding 18.5 kDa class I heat shock protein gives rise to the protein MKKTACSSSYESTDSSSDEEVAQSNPKPKTLTVKPSSFDEYSTSDDEYLPSDKEVVQSNPKPQTLTAGLVFKSGSKRSIDNSGNPNEVPPAKKPETMSELLPLVDSSLMTITTSADVKEYQNSFVFEMDLPGLKSGDIKVEVEDDKVVVITGERKREEGGGGVKYLNMEQRRMFGKFSGRFLLPENANADAVSAVCRDGVLTVTALKKLPPPQNPNKPRRTIVCLN